In Symphalangus syndactylus isolate Jambi chromosome 15, NHGRI_mSymSyn1-v2.1_pri, whole genome shotgun sequence, the following are encoded in one genomic region:
- the LOC129464063 gene encoding uncharacterized protein — protein MALQSRWFKHRWPFFLLLIAQLSVHWPPHPPPDQHGFCLPQHCQAGVFLHSSSGPPSAPLPPSSLTSRPPSLLLGNLAWVGLPSQPSRLFFLSLAACLAHHCGQVSLSENSISSHHGPVYKAVSHLPITSDHIRTLRLCIEADATVPGKPRCPPIPALASVPVRPRTTLLSAILPSPALPACWSCIYLHLTDSYSTALGSPKHTWPS, from the coding sequence ATGGCTTTACAATCGAGGTGGTTCAAACACAGATGgccctttttccttttattaattgCTCAGCTATCTGTACACTGGCCCCCACACCCGCCACCTGACCAGCACGGCTTCTGCCTCCCTCAGCACTGCCAGGCAGGGGTTTTCTTACACTCATCCTCTGGGCCACCTTccgctcctctccctccctcttcattAACATCCAGGCCACCCTCATTACTCCTTGGCAACCTAGCTTGGGttggcctccccagccagcctTCCAGACTGTTCTTTCTCTCCCTTGCAGCCTGTCTTGCACACCACTGTGGCCAGGTCAGTCTTTCCGAGAATAGCATTTCCTCACATCATGGCCCTGTTTACAAAGCTGTTTCCCATTTGCCTATCACATCAGATCACATCAGAACCCTTCGGCTCTGCATTGAAGCCGACGCCACTGTTCCTGGCAAGCCTCGTTGCCCTCCAATCCCGGCGCTGGCCTCCGTCCCTGTCAGGCCTCGTACGACGCTGCTGTCTGCCATCCTGCCGTCTCCAGCTCTGCCTGCATGTTGGTCCTGCATTTATCTCCACCTCACAGACTCTTACTCCACAGCTCTGGGCAGTCCAAAGCATACATGGCCCAGTTAA